A genomic segment from Asterias amurensis chromosome 6, ASM3211899v1 encodes:
- the LOC139938902 gene encoding retinol dehydrogenase 12-like isoform X1, protein MDASIPIMANAIMLVFSIFCIYTLSLTGDRRYYTSSVDLHGKTVIVTGGDTGIGRETTLDLAQRGARVILACRNLQKAEDVAKDITSSTGNSEVVVRHLDLSSLQSVREFAQEINEQEKRLDILINNEALVPPTEGSATVDNFDLAFGTNHFGHFLLTNLLLDLLKKSAPSRVVIVSSYIHRVAHGINMTRGDPDGGKDTILYPYLKGYSKSKLANILFSSELARRLESTGVVAVSLHPGVVYSPGLLYLPQRLIFLDDKAAAQTTLHCALDESVVNLSGSYFDNSEVVEPSLRAQDPELAKALWDASCEATKLNC, encoded by the exons ATGGACGCTAGTATACCGATAATGGCAAATGCCATCATGTTGGTGTTTAGCATCTTCTGTATATACACGCTGAGTTTGACGGGGGATCGTCGCTACTATACCAGCAGTGTAGACCTGCATGGCAAGACTGTTATTGTCACAG GTGGAGACACGGGTATCGGTCGGGAGACAACTTTGGATTTGGCCCAGCGAGGAGCTCGAGTCATCCTCGCCTGTCGCAATCTACAGAAGGCCGAAGACGTAGCGAAGGACATCACGAGTAGTACGGGTAACTCGGAGGTTGTGGTCCGTCATCTCGATCTGTCCAGCCTGCAGTCGGTCAGAGAGTTCGCCCAGGAGATAAACGAGCAGGAGAAAAGGCTAGACATACTTATAAACAATGAAG CTCTCGTACCACCAACGGAAGGCTCCGCAACTGTCGACAACTTCGATCTCGCTTTCGGCACTAACCACTTCGGTCACTTCCTCCTCACCAACCTTCTCCTTGATCTACTGAAGAAGAGCGCCCCCAGTCGGGTGGTCATCGTTTCCTCGTACATCCACAGAGTTGCTCATGGGATCAACATGACTCGAGGTGACCCTGATGGTGGCAAAGATACCATACTATACCCGTACCTTAAGGGGTATTCTAAGAGCAAACTGGCTAACATTCTCTTCAGTAGCGAGCTGGCGAGGCGGCTGGAGTCCACCGGGGTCGTTGCGGTCTCGCTGCACCCGGGAGTTGTTTACTCGCCCGGGCTTCTGTATCTCCCACAGAG GTTGATCTTCTTGGACGACAAAGCAGCAGCCCAGACAACCCTACACTGTGCCTTAGACGAGTCGGTCGTGAACCTTTCCGGTAGCTACTTCGATAACTCGGAGGTGGTAGAGCCGTCGCTTAGAGCGCAGGACCCTGAGCTTGCTAAAGCACTCTGGGATGCGAGCTGTGAGGCCACCAAGTTGAATTGCTGA
- the LOC139938902 gene encoding retinol dehydrogenase 11-like isoform X2 — MASVGVNITVCLLILYGFRCWSLVWNSRWYTSDEDLHGKTVLITGGDTGIGRETTLDLAQRGARVILACRNLQKAEDVAKDITSSTGNSEVVVRHLDLSSLQSVREFAQEINEQEKRLDILINNEALVPPTEGSATVDNFDLAFGTNHFGHFLLTNLLLDLLKKSAPSRVVIVSSYIHRVAHGINMTRGDPDGGKDTILYPYLKGYSKSKLANILFSSELARRLESTGVVAVSLHPGVVYSPGLLYLPQRLIFLDDKAAAQTTLHCALDESVVNLSGSYFDNSEVVEPSLRAQDPELAKALWDASCEATKLNC, encoded by the exons atggCAAGTGTTGGTGTAAATATAACCGTATGCCTCTTGATACTGTATGGTTTTCGGTGTTGGAGCCTGGTATGGAATTCTCGCTGGTACACGAGCGATGAGGACCTTCATGGGAAGACGGTACTCATCACAG GTGGAGACACGGGTATCGGTCGGGAGACAACTTTGGATTTGGCCCAGCGAGGAGCTCGAGTCATCCTCGCCTGTCGCAATCTACAGAAGGCCGAAGACGTAGCGAAGGACATCACGAGTAGTACGGGTAACTCGGAGGTTGTGGTCCGTCATCTCGATCTGTCCAGCCTGCAGTCGGTCAGAGAGTTCGCCCAGGAGATAAACGAGCAGGAGAAAAGGCTAGACATACTTATAAACAATGAAG CTCTCGTACCACCAACGGAAGGCTCCGCAACTGTCGACAACTTCGATCTCGCTTTCGGCACTAACCACTTCGGTCACTTCCTCCTCACCAACCTTCTCCTTGATCTACTGAAGAAGAGCGCCCCCAGTCGGGTGGTCATCGTTTCCTCGTACATCCACAGAGTTGCTCATGGGATCAACATGACTCGAGGTGACCCTGATGGTGGCAAAGATACCATACTATACCCGTACCTTAAGGGGTATTCTAAGAGCAAACTGGCTAACATTCTCTTCAGTAGCGAGCTGGCGAGGCGGCTGGAGTCCACCGGGGTCGTTGCGGTCTCGCTGCACCCGGGAGTTGTTTACTCGCCCGGGCTTCTGTATCTCCCACAGAG GTTGATCTTCTTGGACGACAAAGCAGCAGCCCAGACAACCCTACACTGTGCCTTAGACGAGTCGGTCGTGAACCTTTCCGGTAGCTACTTCGATAACTCGGAGGTGGTAGAGCCGTCGCTTAGAGCGCAGGACCCTGAGCTTGCTAAAGCACTCTGGGATGCGAGCTGTGAGGCCACCAAGTTGAATTGCTGA
- the LOC139938394 gene encoding retinol dehydrogenase 13-like has protein sequence MVSFGVAVKWLLPSFAVLYGMYHWHVISTRRYCTSDAKLNGNTVIVTGGNSGIGRVTALDLAKRGARVILACRNLQKAEDVAKDIKSSSGNSEVVVRHLDLSSLQSVREFAQKIIETEDRLDLLINNAGVAAMETGAVTKDNFEYVFGTNHFGHFLLTNLLLDLLKKSALKRVVTVSSSLHELSSRLNMTREDQSVASFLYPHLQDYLSSKLANVLFARELASREKASGLVSISLHPGMTNTPIWQTNFANVSPFMGALYRAFSPIMWLFFIDETAGAQTTLHCALDESVAELSGKYFDNCAEYEPSPFAQDDELAKELWTVSCEATGLK, from the exons ATGGTATCCTTTGGTGTTGCGGTGAAATGGTTATTGCCGAGTTTTGCGGTGCTGTACGGGATGTACCATTGGCATGTTATATCAACCAGGCGGTACTGTACAAGTGATGCCAAGCTCAATGGAAACACGGTCATTGTAACGG GGGGTAACTCCGGCATCGGTCGGGTGACGGCATTGGACTTGGCCAAACGAGGAGCTCGGGTCATCCTCGCCTGTCGCAATCTACAGAAGGCCGAAGACGTAGCGAAGGACATCAAGAGTAGCTCGGGTAACTCGGAGGTTGTGGTCCGTCATCTCGATCTGTCCAGCTTGCAGTCGGTCAGAGAGTTCGCCCAAAAGATCATTGAAACTGAAGACAGACTCGACCTTCTCATTAATAATGCAG GTGTTGCTGCCATGGAAACAGGCGCTGTTACCAAGGACAATTTTGAATATGTCTTCGGCACTAACCACTTCGGTCACTTTCTCCTCACAAATCTCCTCCTGGACTTACTGAAGAAAAGCGCCCTCAAGCGGGTCGTTACTGTATCGTCATCTTTGCACGAACTCTCCTCTAGGCTGAACATGACTCGGGAAGACCAGAGTGTGGCTTCGTTCCTGTACCCCCACTTGCAGGACTACCTTAGCAGTAAGCTCGCGAATGTCCTCTTTGCCAGGGAGTTGGCGAGTCGAGAGAAGGCTAGCGGACTGGTCTCTATATCCCTCCATCCTGGAATGACTAACACACCGATTTGGCAAACCAACTTTGCCAATGTGTCCCCTTTCATGGGTGCACTCTACAGAGCTTTCTCCCCAATAATGTG GTTGTTCTTCATCGACGAGACGGCTGGAGCGCAGACTACGCTCCATTGTGCTCTGGATGAATCGGTGGCTGAACTCTCCGGAAAGTACTTTGATAACTGCGCGGAGTATGAACCGTCGCCATTCGCTCAAGATGACGAGCTCGCCAAGGAGTTATGGACAGTCAGTTGTGAAGCCACTGGTCTCAAATAA